From one Lycium ferocissimum isolate CSIRO_LF1 chromosome 7, AGI_CSIRO_Lferr_CH_V1, whole genome shotgun sequence genomic stretch:
- the LOC132062812 gene encoding uncharacterized protein LOC132062812: MASLKSGVVVKLLEEMKMGENAIVEDRKPALLQIRSIIPVLEEGNLLPNRGFYLKISDASHAIYVTLPQDQNELILGNKLKLGQFIYLQKLEDAEPFPLLKDFTPLPGRSPCDGTPEEIESVPNLEKNLDASNSDFIVEKGVISEENIMDISSCLRRLSLESSDVEEVRRKSSNVLEESTNKGKFRSLSASKTRPGVKRSNVESRNYRSRRMSFDNDSDTDSTVSSVSSSTWISKRKSWNELKNLGANEIFDSSVVKHNIKPPRCRSATVSPVRSVKYCRQVSPIRSVKYDSSDDNSSSISRRRIVDSAKKIVKSSTKSKNYVSKIKCEQTIHPIEKQWAESEISWDSLPSSLVELGKEVVKKRDIALFAAAEALQEACAAERLLNSLSKFSEFHLPEEDDLQPHIDTFLDLQDDMAQTRLMMKSLTNISTPTRREETGSSSTSVDNEASTITVQKKKNAAAWIKSAVALDLSPCPTALNTIPNTMSITNTLKKSNTSNHSTKQKSASIIKTDQNRNTDDISLVLTSNKDVQSEWTRGSTIDAATNLACTLQDECRKMFLGYIEKYINELEKKMSLMVSDNQVATMMYKIKRVNDWLDLIINNKEGNESKEGSNLDELEIEACHRVRNKICGILLKHVERTTMAFESSKMLRYIVDN; encoded by the exons ATGGCGAGTTTGAAATCTGGGGTTGTTGTAAAGTTACttgaagaaatgaaaatgggtgaaaatgcCATAGTAGAAGATAGAAAGCCAGCATTGTTACAAATCAGAAGCATAATTCCTGTTCTAGAAGAAGGTAATCTCTTGCCCAACAGAGGATTTTACCTCAAGATTTCAGATGCATCACACGCAATTTATGTCACCTTGCCCCAAGACCAAAATGAGCTAATTTTAGGCAACAAATTAAAACTAGGCCAAttcatttatttacaaaaattggAGGATGCAGAACCATTTCCATTGCTCAAAGATTTTACGCCTCTCCCTGGTAGGAGTCCATGTGATGGAACCCCTGAAGAAATTGAGTCGGttccaaatttggaaaaaaatcttgATGCATCCAATTCTGATTTTATTGTTGAAAAGGGTGTCATTTCTGAAGAAAATATTATGGATATATCATCTTGTTTAAGAAGGTTATCTTTAGAGTCATCTGATGTAGAAGAAGTGAGGAGAAAAAGTAGTAATGTTCTTGAGGAAAGTACTAATAAAGGCAAGTTTAGGTCCTTGAGTGCTTCGAAAACTCGTCCAGGAGTTAAAAGATCTAATGTTGAGAGCAGAAATTATAGGAGTAGAAGAATGTCTTTTGATAATGATAGCGATACAGATAGCACGGTATCTTCAGTTTCATCATCTACATGGATTTCTAAGAGGAAAAGTTGGAATGAGTTAAAGAATTTGGGAGCTAATGAGATTTTTGATTCTTCAGTTGTTAAACACAATATCAAACCACCACGTTGTCGTAGTGCAACT GTTTCACCCGTTCGTTCTGTCAAATACTGTCGACAGGTTTCACCGATTCGTTCTGTCAAATATGACAGCTCAGATGACaattcaagttcaatatcaaGAAGAAGGATTGTTGATTCTGCAAAGAAAATAGTCAAGAGTTCAACTAAGAGCAAGAATTATGtgtcaaagataaaatgtgAACAAACCATCCATCCAATTGAGAAACAATGGGCAGAAAGTGAGATTTCATGGGATTCACTTCCCTCAAGTTTAGTGGAGCTTGGCAAG GAGGTTGTAAAAAAAAGAGACATTGCTTTGTTTGCAGCTGCTGAGGCTTTGCAAGAAGCTTGTGCAGCTGAGAGGTTGCTCAATTCCTTGAG CAAATTCTCAGAGTTTCATTTACCTGAAGAAGATGATCTACAGCCTCATATCGACACGTTTTTGGATCTTCAGGATGATATGGCTCAAACAAGACTAATGATGAAGTCACTAACAAATATAAGTACTCCAACTAGAAGAGAAGAAACTGGTTCAAGTAGCACTAGTGTAGATAATGAAGCATCGACAATCACagtgcaaaaaaagaaaaatgctgCTGCATGGATAAAATCAGCAGTGGCTTTAGATCTTTCACCATGCCCCACTGCCCTCAATACAATTCCCAACACTATGAGCATCACCAATACATTGAAGAAGTCAAATACATCGAATCACAGTACCAAACAAAAAAGCgcaagcatcattaaaacagaTCAGAATAGGAACACTGATGATATTTCTCTTGTATTGACATCTAACAAAGATGTGCAATCTGAATGGACCAGGGGTAGCACTATCGATGCAGCTACTAACCTAGCTTGTACGTTGCAGGACGAGTGTAGAAAAATGTTTTTGGGCTACATAGAGAAATATATAAATGAACTTGAAAAGAAAATGTCTTTGATGGTATCGGATAATCAAGTAGCAACAATGATGTATAAGATCAAGAGAGTAAACGACTGGTTAGATTTGATCATCAACAACAAGGAAGGGAATGAAAGCAAAGAAGGTTCAAATTTGGATGAGTTAGAAATTGAGGCATGTCATAGAGTGAGGAACAAAATATGTGGGATCCTACTGAAGCATGTGGAGAGGACTACTATGGCTTTTGAAAGTAGCAAAATGCTCCGTTACATCGTTGACAACTGA
- the LOC132064809 gene encoding uncharacterized acetyltransferase At3g50280-like, protein MASKVSIISTWTVKAGRCLIEEHHPDSKIELTPWDILELQIDYFQTGLLFSRPTFEQIRDISKATSTSSLIDHLRASLSRALDFFPPFCSRLDTTENEQNGTTSFFIKCNNAGAQLNHATAHGIRVSNILESDYNPDVVRDFFPLNGVRNQEATSQPCFAVQVTELEDGIFIGCSNNHVVVDGTSFWHFYNSWTEISRGFNVISKIPFLKRQFPFKINHFSNRICIPNERISAGHRFSPPPMLRERVFHFTKESVAKLKAKANLEMNTTKISSLQAVLAHVWRSVIRCRSLDNSQETTFEVSIDMRERLNPPLPEGFFGNAICPGTITIKTGELLKHGLGWAALQINEMIASHDHEKLKCIYESWMNDPEVVKLDDLPSNYFMLHNSPRFNFYKYDFGWGKPIAHRSGMGNMLEGKITASAGLEEGSMVLEICLSSETIQALENDIIFGEFVTTPVVGLERTIRARV, encoded by the coding sequence ATGGCCTCCAAGGTATCCATCATTTCAACATGGACAGTTAAAGCTGGAAGGTGTCTAATTGAAGAGCACCATCCAGATTCTAAGATTGAGTTGACACCGTGGGACATTCTTGAGCTTCAAATTGACTACTTTCAAACTGGACTTCTCTTCTCCAGGCCTACATTTGAACAAATTAGAGATATATCAAAAGCAACCAGCACCAGTTCCTTGATTGATCATCTTAGAGCTTCACTATCTCGAGCTTTAGATTTCTTCCCTCCATTCTGCAGCCGCCTTGACACAACCGAAAACGAGCAAAATGGCACCACTTCTTTCTTCATCAAGTGTAACAATGCTGGTGCTCAACTCAACCATGCAACTGCACATGGTATTAGAGTCAGTAACATCCTGGAGTCAGATTACAATCCAGACGTGGTACGCGATTTCTTCCCTCTAAATGGAGTCCGAAACCAAGAGGCCACCTCCCAACCTTGTTTTGCAGTGCAAGTAACTGAGCTTGAGGATGGCATATTCATTGGCTGCTCAAACAACCATGTGGTAGTGGACGGAActtctttttggcatttttACAATTCTTGGACTGAGATATCCCGAGGTTTTAATGttatctcaaaaattccttttttgAAACGTCAATTCCCTTTCAAAATCAATCATTTCTCTAATCGCATTTGTATACCAAATGAAAGAATCAGTGCAGGTCATAGATTCAGTCCACCACCAATGCTACGAGAAAGGGTATTTCATTTTACGAAAGAAAGTGTAGCCAAGCTAAAAGCAAAGGCCAATCTTGAAATGAACACCACCAAAATTTCATCTCTTCAAGCTGTATTGGCTCATGTTTGGAGATCTGTAATACGTTGTCGTAGTCTTGATAACAGTCAAGAAACTACTTTTGAGGTATCCATTGACATGAGGGAAAGATTGAATCCTCCTTTACCTGAAGGGTTCTTTGGAAATGCAATCTGCCCTGGAACCATAACGATCAAGACAGGAGAGCTACTCAAGCATGGACTAGGATGGGCTGCTTTGCAAATTAATGAGATGATTGCTTCCCATGATCATGAAAAGTTGAAGTGCATATACGAGAGTTGGATGAATGACCCTGAGGTAGTAAAATTGGACGATTTGCCAAGCAATTACTTTATGCTGCACAATTCTCCACGATTCAATTTTTACAAGTATGATTTTGGCTGGGGAAAGCCGATTGCGCATAGAAGTGGCATGGGGAATATGTTAGAGGGGAAAATAACAGCGTCAGCTGGGCTAGAAGAAGGGAGCATGGTTCTTGAGATTTGCCTTTCTTCAGAGACAATACAAGCATTGGAGAATGACATAATATTTGGGGAGTTCGTGACCACACCAGTTGTTGGTTTGGAACGAACAATTCGAGCTCGTGTCTAA
- the LOC132062811 gene encoding uncharacterized protein LOC132062811: protein MEGLIPFLLHAMKKQKPHHNSFRCLSDTSNRSYHMLVGTDSIEGSSHRRTRSEFQPPVTVDFMNLPQPRSFNNRTSSLLSPGSNKNGSRLQFGSNMAAMSNLQGTKADNLHHRKF from the coding sequence ATGGAAGGTTTAATCCCATTTCTCCTCCATGCCATGAAGAAACAGAAGCCTCACCACAACAGTTTCCGGTGCCTATCTGACACCTCTAACCGGAGCTACCACATGCTTGTTGGAACTGACTCTATCGAGGGCTCGTCTCACCGGAGAACTCGATCGGAGTTTCAGCCTCCGGTCACCgttgatttcatgaatttgccACAGCCAAGAAGCTTCAATAACAGAACTTCTTCTTTGCTTTCCCCTGGTTCCAACAAGAATGGTTCCAGACTTCAGTTTGGGTCTAACATGGCTGCTATGAGCAATTTACAAGGGACTAAAGCTGATAATCTCCACCATAGGAAATTCTGA